A segment of the Luteitalea sp. genome:
GTCGACGCCGTGCATGTTCGGGTCGTAGAAGAAGTCACGCTCGAGGCGATAGGTGTCTGCGAACATCTGTCGCCACTCGGCCGCCGGATCGATGACCGCCTCCATCTCGGCAGTCCGCATCGGCTTCTCGAACTTCTGCTTCTCGTCGAGCTCGACCATCGCGTACTTCTTCTCGTGGAGGACGAACAGCTTCTTGCCGTCGAAGGTCGGCTCGAAACCGTCGGCATCCGCAAGCACGGTCTTCTCTTCGCGCTCCTCGAGATCGAAATAGACAAGGGGGCTCTTCTCGTCGCTGGAGCCCGTACGCGGCCCGCGCCGGTAGAGCACCTTGCCGTTCACGGCGAAGAGATCCGCGTAGTTGCCTGGCTTCGGCGGCAAAACGACGGCCCGCGCTTCGAAGCCCTCGATGTCGATCTCCACCGGCTTCGGCTTCTCATCCTTCTCGTCAGTCGCATCCTTCTCGTCTTGCTCGCTCTCCGTCTCATCTGCCTCGTCTTGCTCGCTTGCTTCCTTCTTCTTCTTCTCGTCGGTGTCATCCTCCTCTGCTTCGTCTTCCCCCTCGGCGTCGTTGCGCGCGGCCAGCGGCGACGGCACGTCCTTTCTCAGCGGCACGGCGACGATGTGCGTGGCGTTCGGGTAGGTCCACGAATTGTCGAAATCGCTGTAGACGGGCTCGAAGTGTCGGTTCGAGAAGAAGTACAGGTAGCGCCCTTCCGGATCGAAGACCGGGCTCGAGTCCTGGAAGTAGCCAGACGTCACCTGGTGGCGCTGCGCTGTCTTCGTGTCATAGAGGAACACCGCTTCGCTGCGTGTCTGCGCGTCCGGCCGGGCCCAGGCGATCCAGCGAGAGTCGGCCGACCAGTGGATCGGCAGGCGTTGTAGCGTCCCGTTGTCCATGAAGATCGGGCTCTGATCGATCACCGTTGCCTCGTTGCGCGCGACGTCGTAGAGCTGAATCTGGAGCTTTTCGTCGGCAAACGCGACGCGCGTGCTGTCCGGCGACCAGTGCGGAGGATAGCGGTAACCGGGACCGAGCTTCGTGACGACTCGCTCCTCGCCCGCTCCGCTGACGAGACGAAGCGCGAGCTCGTATTCGCCGGAGCGGTCGGTCCAGTAAGCAAGGGTCTTACCGTCTGGTGACCAGCGGGGGTAACGCTCCGCGACCCCGGAGCTGCGCGTGACGTCGAGAACTGGCCCGTGCTCGGCCGGCACCGTGAACGCATCACCCCGTGCCTCGAATACCGCGCGCTTGCCGGTCGGCGACACGCTGGCGGACGTGATCGAATCGCCAACCTTCACGGTGCGCGTCTTGAGCGTCGAGCGATCGGTCACGACACGAATAGCGACTTCGGCTACTCGCTCGGTCTCGAGGTCGAGGCGGTACAGGCGCCCTCCCGCCTCGAAGACCATGTCGCTCGGACCGATGGCAGGGAACGTGATGTCGAACTCGTCGAACCGTGTCACTTGACGGACCGCCCCAGTGGCTCGGTCGTAGGCCCAGATATTGTGCCGCTGCCTGGGGCCGCGGTCGGACACGAAATAGATCGTGTTGCCGTGCCACATGGGATGCTCGTCGATTGCCTCGCTCGCCGAGATGTTCTTCGCGTCGAGGCTCGTGAGGTTGAAGAGCCACACGTCGGGCGCCCAGCCGCCGCGATAGCGCTTCCACGTGCGGAATGCCTGCGACTGCGGCAGGTAGACGAGCTCCTTACCGTCTGGCGAGAAGGCGGCGAACTCGCCGTAGGGGACCGGCAGCTTCTCGGGCAGGCCGCCTTCAGCCGAAGCGAGGAAGAATTGGTTGAAGCGTTGGCGACCGCTCTCGCGCTGCGAGGCGAAGAGCACGCGCGCTCCGTCGGGATGCCAGTCCAGGAGCCGATCGGCCGCCGGATGATGGGTGACGCGCACCGGATCGCCGCCCATCGCCGGCACGACGTACACGTCGAGGTTGCCATCGTAGTTGGCGCTGAACGCGATGTGTGATCCGTCGGGAGAGAAGCGGGGGAACGCCTCCTCGCCCGCGGGCGAGCTGAGGTGCGAGGCGACGCCCCCTTCCTTCGGAACGATCCAGATGTCGCCCGCATACACGAACGTGATGTGCGTGGCCGAGATGTCGGGGTATCGGAACATTCGCGCGTCGATCTGCGCGAGTGCGGGCCCGGGCCCCACGAGCAGGACAGCCGCGGCACCGAGGAACAGCGTGGCGAAGTAGCGCATCTCAGACTCCAAGGCTTGAGCACGTAGCAGATGAGGTAGAGAACATTATGGATCACGAAGATATACCTAGGTGGATGACTGCTCCACCTCCGGACAGCGTCACCGCCGTCGAACCGGCGCGGGAGCTGAGCGTCATGCTCGTTCCGCCTTGAAGAACCGATGGTCGCGGGGCCACAATGGAAGCGACACGTCTCTGGCCGATGCCATGGTGCTGAAGCGAGCTCCCCGACCGGCCCTGCGGCCGTTCGTGCAGGTCGTCTGGGCGACGGACGAAGTGCAGGGGCCACGGCCGTTCCTGGCCCATCGTGAACATGTCTTGCCGACTGGGCAGGCGCACATCGCTCTTCGTCTTTCCGACGACCCGTTGCGCCTGTTCGACGCCGTGGACGACACCTCGGGTCGGTAGTAGGCCGACGGCGCTACTGTGCTCCCAGGGGTTGGTTGGTTCTTTCGTCGAGAGGAGGGACACGATGGCGGTTCGCGAATTGTTCGCCTACCTCTGCGTCACGAACGCGGCGGAGGCCATTGCTTTCTATACGACAGCGTTCGAGGCGAAGGAGAAGCTTCGCCTCACCGAGCCCAGTGGCCGCATCGGGCACGCCGAGCTCGATTTCGGCGGCGCGACGCTGATGCTGTCCGACGAGTTCCCGGAGTACGGCATCAGGGCGCCGCAGCCCGGAATGGGCACGCCCGTCACCATCCATCTTCACGTTGACAACGCGGACGAGGTGATTCGGCGTGCCGTCGGCGCGGGCGCGACCATTGAAATGGAGCCGAAAGACGAGTTCTACGGCGAGCGTTCCGGCTGCATCCGGGACCCCTTCGGCCATCGCTGGAACATTGGCCATCAGATCGAAGAGGTCTCCGGTGCCGAAATGCAACGTCGCTACACGGAGATGCTCCAGGCCAAGTAAAGGTCGCTCGGAATCATGCCGCGGCCAGCGGTTCACCGGAGAGTTGGGCGATTAGGCCCTCCAGGGAGACAAACCTGACCCGGAGACCGTTGTACGTGCGCACGAACGATTGCTCGACGTCCCTGGCGACCACGAAGCTCTCACCCTTGGGATAGAGACGCCGAAAGGCGAGAAGGCAGCTCTCGTGGAACGACGCCGTTGTCCACCTGCACTCGACGGCGATCGGGTCACCCCGGCCACGGCGAGGCAGCACGAAGTCTATTTCGGCACCTCGCTTGTTGCGCCAGTAACGCAGGGCCCGGTGCTGCAAGCGTCCCTGTATCTCGTTGAGGACGACGTGCTCCCACAGCAGCCCCATATCGTCCGGTCGTAGCGTGACCCACCCGCGGTGGTAGCAGACAAAGCCGGTGTCGAAGGCGTACACCTTGGGAGCCGCCACGATCTCGGTCGGTTTGTGGGTGCTGTAAGGGCGTACGACGTGGACGACGAACGTCGCCTCCAGCGCGCCCAGATAGTTCATGATCGTTTGGCGGCTGACCTCGCACGACGCCGCGAACCGCGTCGCCTCGAACAGGCCGCCGCTCTGGGCGAACAGCAACTCTGCGAACCGCTGAAACGACGACCGCCGCTCGAGACGAAACAGCTCCTGGATGTCCTTCGCCCAGTAGGCATCCATCCATTCCTGAAAATCTCGTTCAGGGAGCTCGTCGGCGAGGAAGAATGGGGGCAGACCACCTCGCAGGAAGCGATGTGTAAGGTTCCTGCGGCGGAAGTCCTCGAGGTCGGGCAGAAGCATGGGCGTCAGCCAGACGGTTTCCTTGCGGCCGGCCAAGGTGTCTCGAAACTTCGCCGTCGCCTCGAGGGTCGAGGAGCCGGTCGCGAGGACCTGGGTCTCTGGGAAGTGATCCGCGGCAATCTTCAAGAGCTCGGATGGGTTGGGCAAACGATGCACTTCGTCCAAGACAATACGGCGCCCGCGCAACTCCTCGAGGAACCCCTGAGGAGCCTCCATGAGCCGCCGCGTGCGGGGCAGCTCGCAGTCGAAGTACTCGACGTTATCAAGGCTTTGGCAGAGGACCGTCTTACCGGCGCGGCGGACACCGGCGAGCCAGAGGACCGACCGCCGCTCCCATGCCTTGGTGAGGCGCTCGATCCAGTATCGCCGCCGTACCATATGCCGTCAGAATAGCGAATAGCACGACCAAACGCAAATGTGATGGCGTTTGGTCGCAGCATGGCGCCACGGGGAGGCGCCAGTTCCCTTGACAGTCGAAAGGAACCAGATCTATTCTTCTTTCGTATATCGAAAGGAGAGACGTGAGCAAGGACAAGAGCGACCTTCTACAGGGCACACTCGACATGCTCGTGCTAAAGGCGCTGCAGCTCGAGCCAATGCACGGCTGGGGCATTACCGAGCGCATCGAGCAATGGTCGGAGAGCGTGTTGCAGCTCGGGCAGGGCACGCTCTACCCGGCGCTCTATCGGCTCGAGCGTCAAGGTCTCATTCGATCCGAGTGGAATGTTACCGAGAACAATCGCCGCGCGCGCTACTACTCGCTGACGCGTGAGGGAAGACGACGATTCAGCGATGAGATCGAGCAGTGGCAGCGCATGTCACGCGCCGTGAACATGGTGCTGCAGGCCACCATCGAATAGCGGGGAAGCCTCATGAGATGGATGACCGAGGCCTGGCGCCGGATTCGGTCGATCGGGCGACGGCACGAGATCGAACGCGGCCTCGAAGAAGAGATCCGCTTCCACGTCGATCAGCAAATCGAGAAGAACGAGCGGGCTGTTATGAGCCGGGACGAGGCACGTCGTCGGGCGATGCTCAGGTTTGGCGGGATGGAGCGCGTCAAGGAAGGCACGCGGGATGAGTTTCGTTCCGCGTTGCTCGAAGACGCCGTGCGCGACCTCCGCTACGGCTTGCGTGCGCTGCGGAGGGTGCCAGGATTCACCATCGTCTCCAGCCTCATGCTCGCGCTCGGCATTGGCGCCACGACCGCGGTCTTCAGCGTGGTCAACGGCGTGCTCGTCAAGCCGTTGCCCTATCCGAAGCCCGGGGAGTTGGTGAGCCTGGAGCACACAGCACCGGGCGTGAGCGACGATGCGGACGTGTCAATGTCGGCCGCGTTGCTCTTCACCTACCGCGACGAGAATCACAGCTTTCAGGAGTTGGGCCTCTGGAACGCGGGCAGCGATAGCGTGACCGGACAGGGCGAGCCGGAACAGGTCCAGAGTCTGTACGTCAGCCATGGCACGCTCCAGGTGCTCGGCGCGCAACCGCTGATTGGACGCCGGTTCTCGCAGAAGGACCATACCCCGGGATCTCCGGACACGGTGATGCTCACCTACGGCTACTGGCAGCGGCGGTACGGCGGTGACGGCTCGGTCATTGGCCGTCGCCTGACCGTGGATTCGCGACCGCGGACCGTCATCGGCGTGATGTCCGAAGAGTTCCGATTCCTGAATGCCGATCCGGATCTCATTCAGCCACTCCGCTTCGAGCGCGAGAAGCTAAACCTTGGCCAGTTCAGCTTTCAGGGTCTCGCACGGCTCGAGCCTGGTGTGACGCTCGCGCAAGCCAACGCAGACGTCTCGCGGATGATTCCCATCTGGCTGAACACCTGGCCGACATTTCCGGGCATCGACCGGGCGTTCTTCGAAGATGTCCGGCTGACACCGGCACTACGTCCGTTGAAGGAAGAGGTAGTGGGCGACGTTGGGAGCGTGCTCTGGGTCCTCATGGGGACCATTGGGATCGTGCTGTTGATCGCCTGCGCCAATGTGGCGAATCTCCTCTTGGTGCGCGCAGAAGGACGTCAGCACGAGCTGGCGATCCGCGCCGCGCTCGGCGCGGGCTGGGCCCGCATCGCGCGCGAGTTGCTGATCGAGAGTTTGGCGCTGGGCCTGTTCGGCGGAGCACTTGGCTTGGCGCTCGCATTTGCGGCGCTGCGGCTGCTCGTCGCCATCGGGCCAGCGACGCTCCCGCGGCTCAACGAGATCACCATCGATCCGACGGTCTTGTGGTTCACGCTGATCGTTTCGGTGCTCTCGGGCCTCCTGTTCGGCTGTATTCCGGTGGCCAAGCACGCCGGCCCGCAGATCGCGCGAGCGCTTCGAGGCAGCGGCCGCACGTCGAGTGCGAGCAAAGAGCGTCACCGGGCGCGCAACACGTTGGTTGTCGTCCAGGTGGCCCTGGCGTTGATGCTGCTGGTGGGCTCTGGCCTCATGATTCGCACGTTCCTGGCGCTGCGCGCCGTGCAACCTGGATTCAGCGATCCCGACCACGTCCAGTTGGTGCGCGTGGGGATTCCCGAGACACAGGTGGCGGACGAGGAACGGGTCTTCCGCATGCAGAGCGATATGCGCGATCGGCTCGCCGCCATCCCTGGTGTCTCCACGGCATCGTTCACCAGCTCCGCGCCGATGGAAGGGGGCACCAGCGACTCCGTGCTCCTCGCCCGAGAGCAGACATCCGCCGAGCGGCAGAGCCCTCCCGTGCGCCGATTTAAGTTCGTGTCGCCAGGATTCCTCCGGACCGTCGGCACTCCACTCGTTGCGGGGCGCGACTTCACGTGGGCCGAGGTGAATGAGCGCAGGCCCGTGGTCATGATCTCCGAGAACCTCGCGCGCGAGATGTGGCGAGAACCGGCTGCGGCACTCGGCAAGCACATCCGCGAGAGCACGGAGAACCCCTGGCGTGAAATCGTCGGCGTCGTCGGCGACGTCCATGACCGCGGCGTGCAGGAGCCGGCGCCTGCCCTCGTGTATTGGCCGGCGCTCATGGAGAACTTTTTCAACGATCGGGTTCAGGCCCCACGGTCGGTGTCATTCGCCATCCGTAGCAGCCGGACTGGCACCGAAGGGTTTCTCGACGAAGTCCGAAGAGCAATCGGGGCCGTGAACGCGAGTGTTCCGCTCGCGCAAATCCGCACGCTGGGAGATGTGTACGAACGCTCGCTGGCACGAACGTCGTTCACGCTCGTGATGCTGGCGATAGCGGCTGCAATGGCGCTCCTGCTTGGCGTCGTCGGCATCTACGGCGTCATCGCGTATGCGGTCTCGCAGCGGACGCGCGAAATCGGCATCCGCGTCGCGCTCGGCGCACAGCACGGACAGCTCACAGGAATGTTCGTCCGCCACGGTCTCGTCCTGTCGACCATTGGCGTGATCTGCGGGCTGGCGGGCGCGGCGCTGCTCACGCGGTTGATGGCCTCCCTTCTGTTCGGGATTAGCCGGCTCGATCCCACGACGTACGTCGTCGTCTCGCTTGGACTCGTTGCCGCTGCTGCCCTCGCCAGCTATGTGCCGGCACACAGGGCGACGGTCGTCGATCCCGTGAAGGCGTTACGCGCGGAATAGCCCCAGGGCCGCTTCCGCCGCCATCGAGGCCCCTGCCTTCTGGCGCATGCCGTATCACCACGGTCGACGCACCGCAGGCAATCCGCCGCGGCGTTTCCGCGCAAACGTACGTCCCGTCGGTATCCTCGAGCACCGCCTTGGCGGATTATTGCGGCTTCTTCTCGTAAAAGCGGACGTAGTCGAAGTAGACGTGTCCTGGGAGCCGACTGTCGTCGACGCGATCCGTGTTGCCAAGGTGGGATGCAATAGAGGTCAGCCAGATATGTAAGTCGCCCTGAGGCTGACCGGAGATGTCCAGGCTCTGCACGAGCTTGCCGTCGAAGAAGTACCTGACCTCGCTCGGTGTGTATTCGCAGCCGTAGACGTGAAAGTCCGACAATGGTGGCGTCTGAACGTTCTTATGCCCGAAGGAGGCGTGCTCACCCTTCCAGCGGTGTGTGTTCACGCCGTAACGATTGAGGTTGATGGAATCGTTCTCAATGACGTCCAGCTCGAGGTCGGCAGCGTTGGTGCCCGTGCCTCCCGAGCCATCGTGCTTCATCATCCAGAAGGACGAGTGCCAACCCTTGCCGGCTGCGATACGAAAGCGCGCTTCATAGTAGCCGTAGCCGAAGAGCCGCTTGCTGATCACCCCTGCTCCTGTGTACTTCTTAGCTTCTCTCTTCTGCTTGCGGAGTGTGAGCAGTAGATCGCCGTTCTCAACTGAAACGTTCTG
Coding sequences within it:
- a CDS encoding peptidase S41 — its product is MRYFATLFLGAAAVLLVGPGPALAQIDARMFRYPDISATHITFVYAGDIWIVPKEGGVASHLSSPAGEEAFPRFSPDGSHIAFSANYDGNLDVYVVPAMGGDPVRVTHHPAADRLLDWHPDGARVLFASQRESGRQRFNQFFLASAEGGLPEKLPVPYGEFAAFSPDGKELVYLPQSQAFRTWKRYRGGWAPDVWLFNLTSLDAKNISASEAIDEHPMWHGNTIYFVSDRGPRQRHNIWAYDRATGAVRQVTRFDEFDITFPAIGPSDMVFEAGGRLYRLDLETERVAEVAIRVVTDRSTLKTRTVKVGDSITSASVSPTGKRAVFEARGDAFTVPAEHGPVLDVTRSSGVAERYPRWSPDGKTLAYWTDRSGEYELALRLVSGAGEERVVTKLGPGYRYPPHWSPDSTRVAFADEKLQIQLYDVARNEATVIDQSPIFMDNGTLQRLPIHWSADSRWIAWARPDAQTRSEAVFLYDTKTAQRHQVTSGYFQDSSPVFDPEGRYLYFFSNRHFEPVYSDFDNSWTYPNATHIVAVPLRKDVPSPLAARNDAEGEDEAEEDDTDEKKKKEASEQDEADETESEQDEKDATDEKDEKPKPVEIDIEGFEARAVVLPPKPGNYADLFAVNGKVLYRRGPRTGSSDEKSPLVYFDLEEREEKTVLADADGFEPTFDGKKLFVLHEKKYAMVELDEKQKFEKPMRTAEMEAVIDPAAEWRQMFADTYRLERDFFYDPNMHGVDWAAARDRYAKLLDAAVTRWDVNFVLGEFIAELNASHTYRGGGDEQKAPTRGVGMLGADWALENGAYRIAHIVSGGTWSADVRSPLAEPGVDVEQGDYVLAVNGSPLDTAKDPWAAFQGLANETVVLTVNEKPTVDRARRVVVKCLTDETELRFRAWVEERRQRVAEATKGRVGYVYVQSTGRDAQNELIRQFMAAWRKDGLIIDERFNSGGQIPDRFVELLNRPILSHWAVRHGEDWQWPPVAHRGPQVMLINGWSGSGGDAFPFYFREAELGPLIGTRTWGGLIGISGAPGLVDGGTVTVPTFRMYDVKGQWFAEGHGVEPDIEVPEDPSELARGTDPQLERAIAEVLDRIAKQPAAPSRPAYERRVPKPVIETGGR
- a CDS encoding VOC family protein — encoded protein: MAVRELFAYLCVTNAAEAIAFYTTAFEAKEKLRLTEPSGRIGHAELDFGGATLMLSDEFPEYGIRAPQPGMGTPVTIHLHVDNADEVIRRAVGAGATIEMEPKDEFYGERSGCIRDPFGHRWNIGHQIEEVSGAEMQRRYTEMLQAK
- a CDS encoding AAA family ATPase, producing MVRRRYWIERLTKAWERRSVLWLAGVRRAGKTVLCQSLDNVEYFDCELPRTRRLMEAPQGFLEELRGRRIVLDEVHRLPNPSELLKIAADHFPETQVLATGSSTLEATAKFRDTLAGRKETVWLTPMLLPDLEDFRRRNLTHRFLRGGLPPFFLADELPERDFQEWMDAYWAKDIQELFRLERRSSFQRFAELLFAQSGGLFEATRFAASCEVSRQTIMNYLGALEATFVVHVVRPYSTHKPTEIVAAPKVYAFDTGFVCYHRGWVTLRPDDMGLLWEHVVLNEIQGRLQHRALRYWRNKRGAEIDFVLPRRGRGDPIAVECRWTTASFHESCLLAFRRLYPKGESFVVARDVEQSFVRTYNGLRVRFVSLEGLIAQLSGEPLAAA
- a CDS encoding PadR family transcriptional regulator, whose product is MSKDKSDLLQGTLDMLVLKALQLEPMHGWGITERIEQWSESVLQLGQGTLYPALYRLERQGLIRSEWNVTENNRRARYYSLTREGRRRFSDEIEQWQRMSRAVNMVLQATIE
- a CDS encoding FtsX-like permease family protein translates to MLRFGGMERVKEGTRDEFRSALLEDAVRDLRYGLRALRRVPGFTIVSSLMLALGIGATTAVFSVVNGVLVKPLPYPKPGELVSLEHTAPGVSDDADVSMSAALLFTYRDENHSFQELGLWNAGSDSVTGQGEPEQVQSLYVSHGTLQVLGAQPLIGRRFSQKDHTPGSPDTVMLTYGYWQRRYGGDGSVIGRRLTVDSRPRTVIGVMSEEFRFLNADPDLIQPLRFEREKLNLGQFSFQGLARLEPGVTLAQANADVSRMIPIWLNTWPTFPGIDRAFFEDVRLTPALRPLKEEVVGDVGSVLWVLMGTIGIVLLIACANVANLLLVRAEGRQHELAIRAALGAGWARIARELLIESLALGLFGGALGLALAFAALRLLVAIGPATLPRLNEITIDPTVLWFTLIVSVLSGLLFGCIPVAKHAGPQIARALRGSGRTSSASKERHRARNTLVVVQVALALMLLVGSGLMIRTFLALRAVQPGFSDPDHVQLVRVGIPETQVADEERVFRMQSDMRDRLAAIPGVSTASFTSSAPMEGGTSDSVLLAREQTSAERQSPPVRRFKFVSPGFLRTVGTPLVAGRDFTWAEVNERRPVVMISENLAREMWREPAAALGKHIRESTENPWREIVGVVGDVHDRGVQEPAPALVYWPALMENFFNDRVQAPRSVSFAIRSSRTGTEGFLDEVRRAIGAVNASVPLAQIRTLGDVYERSLARTSFTLVMLAIAAAMALLLGVVGIYGVIAYAVSQRTREIGIRVALGAQHGQLTGMFVRHGLVLSTIGVICGLAGAALLTRLMASLLFGISRLDPTTYVVVSLGLVAAAALASYVPAHRATVVDPVKALRAE
- a CDS encoding family 16 glycosylhydrolase: MAALRPWPRRATGSRHGAPPRVAHTKPAPDSEALMKRLIPTVIVLLSVASSAPAESGETPLAGYVLVWSDEFEGASLDTAHWNYRTDSKHWSAQAPQNVSVENGDLLLTLRKQKREAKKYTGAGVISKRLFGYGYYEARFRIAAGKGWHSSFWMMKHDGSGGTGTNAADLELDVIENDSINLNRYGVNTHRWKGEHASFGHKNVQTPPLSDFHVYGCEYTPSEVRYFFDGKLVQSLDISGQPQGDLHIWLTSIASHLGNTDRVDDSRLPGHVYFDYVRFYEKKPQ